A genomic segment from Candidatus Krumholzibacteriia bacterium encodes:
- a CDS encoding PDZ domain-containing protein has product MSQRVRLQVADVAARHLGIEHTIDDPGDGPLVVRMPAWCPGSYVLREYAGHVTRFTATDADGGALSWHKRDKATWEIAPEGAPTVVLRYRVFAPELTVRSNDVSHDHAFVHPPAAFFAVEGRTDEAIDLHVDPPTGWTVSTALDPHGDGYRAHDYDRLADCPLEIGPHDVHHFEVAGRRHEFVIHGSGNHDVERIVADTEKIVRTEVDFFGGEPPYDRYLFVLHLTHDRGGGLEHDDSCALAWPKLGFRPEKQYRKFLTLVAHEFFHVWNVRRIRPEALLPYDYAREAYTTLLWVFEGFTTYYDELFPVRAGCYDTTTMLDHLAELIGREASRPGGSVQSLAESSFDAWIGLYRPNPDTPNSQTNYYLKGLLVAWKLDLFLRRETDDAHSLDDVVRHLWHEYGQRGRGVPEDGMVAIVREATGVDVTEFVRAHVERPGRMEYDDVLAHVGLRLRRKPVPEDEETPAWIGATLEPGDSGTRLAQVFHGGPAHAAGLMAGDVVIALDDHRIGRDLDERLKILRPGETVRWTAFRRDRLVQGRMTLGEDPVGTPEIVPLEGADPARRASFERWTGRSFEESAGRGD; this is encoded by the coding sequence ATGTCGCAGCGCGTCCGTCTCCAGGTCGCCGACGTGGCCGCCCGCCACCTCGGCATCGAGCACACGATCGACGATCCCGGCGACGGCCCGCTCGTGGTCCGCATGCCGGCCTGGTGCCCGGGCAGCTACGTCCTGCGCGAGTACGCGGGACACGTCACCCGCTTCACCGCGACCGACGCCGACGGTGGCGCGCTCTCCTGGCACAAGCGCGACAAGGCCACGTGGGAGATCGCTCCCGAAGGCGCCCCGACGGTCGTCCTGCGCTACCGGGTGTTCGCCCCCGAACTCACCGTTCGCTCGAACGACGTGAGCCACGACCACGCCTTCGTCCACCCGCCGGCGGCCTTCTTCGCCGTCGAGGGGCGTACCGACGAGGCGATCGATCTGCACGTGGATCCTCCCACGGGCTGGACGGTCAGCACCGCGCTCGATCCGCACGGCGACGGTTACCGTGCCCACGACTACGACCGTCTGGCCGACTGTCCGCTCGAGATCGGTCCGCACGACGTCCACCACTTCGAGGTCGCCGGGCGCCGCCACGAGTTCGTGATCCACGGATCGGGCAACCACGACGTCGAGCGGATCGTGGCCGACACCGAGAAGATCGTGCGTACCGAGGTCGACTTCTTCGGCGGCGAGCCGCCCTACGACCGCTACCTGTTCGTGCTGCACCTGACCCACGACCGCGGCGGCGGGCTCGAACACGACGACAGTTGCGCCCTGGCCTGGCCCAAGCTCGGCTTCCGCCCCGAGAAGCAGTACCGCAAATTCCTCACGCTGGTCGCCCACGAGTTCTTCCACGTGTGGAACGTGCGCCGCATCCGGCCCGAGGCGCTGCTCCCCTACGACTACGCGCGCGAGGCCTACACCACGCTGTTGTGGGTCTTCGAAGGCTTCACCACCTACTACGACGAGCTCTTCCCGGTGCGCGCGGGCTGCTACGACACGACCACGATGCTCGACCACCTGGCCGAACTGATCGGCCGCGAGGCGAGCCGCCCGGGGGGATCGGTCCAGTCGCTGGCCGAGAGTTCCTTCGACGCGTGGATCGGTCTGTACCGGCCGAATCCCGACACCCCGAACTCGCAGACCAACTACTACCTCAAGGGTCTGCTGGTGGCCTGGAAGCTCGACCTGTTCCTGCGCCGCGAGACCGACGACGCGCACTCCCTCGACGACGTGGTCCGGCACCTGTGGCACGAATACGGCCAGCGCGGCCGCGGGGTGCCCGAAGACGGGATGGTCGCGATCGTCCGCGAGGCCACCGGCGTGGACGTCACGGAGTTCGTGCGCGCGCACGTCGAGCGGCCCGGACGCATGGAGTACGACGACGTCCTGGCCCACGTCGGGCTCCGGCTGCGCCGCAAGCCCGTGCCGGAGGACGAGGAGACCCCCGCCTGGATCGGCGCCACGCTCGAACCGGGCGATTCCGGCACGCGTCTCGCACAGGTCTTCCACGGAGGACCGGCCCACGCGGCGGGGCTCATGGCCGGCGACGTGGTGATCGCCCTCGACGACCACCGGATCGGCCGCGACCTCGACGAGCGCCTGAAGATCCTGCGCCCCGGCGAGACGGTGCGCTGGACCGCCTTCCGCCGCGATCGGCTCGTGCAGGGCCGCATGACCCTCGGCGAGGACCCGGTGGGAACGCCGGAGATCGTCCCGCTCGAGGGTGCCGACCCGGCGCGCCGCGCGAGCTTCGAGCGCTGGACGGGCCGGAGCTTCGAAGAATCGGCCGGGCGCGGCGACTGA
- a CDS encoding saccharopine dehydrogenase C-terminal domain-containing protein → MRYLILGAGQQGRAIAFDLLRDPSNEVVLADNDPDLLEDVYSWLDDARVDLEPVDAESREEVRAAMEDADVAVNALPYRFNLEVTTDAITTGTSLVDLGGNNDTVAAQLELDPEAREAGIVVIPDCGLAPGLANILASDAVDRLSRVESVRIRVGGLPQRPQGELEYMLTFNVEGLLNEYGEPVQVVRDGDLINVEPLTDVERVNFPEPWGELEAFNTSGGLSTLPRTLGHKVENMDYKTLRFPGHCDKMRGLYDQGLFSREPKETSEGPVVPRELLAKMIEDDCTYPEADVVLLRVTAMGTKGSVPLMVRSQIIDRFDKENGITAMMRMTGYPVAIIAQMIARGDVTDRGVVPGERAVDKEILRNELKLRDIVLEEIVKVVE, encoded by the coding sequence ATGCGCTATCTGATTCTGGGTGCCGGCCAGCAGGGCCGCGCCATCGCCTTCGATCTGCTGCGCGACCCGTCGAACGAGGTCGTCCTCGCCGACAACGATCCCGACCTGCTCGAGGACGTCTACTCGTGGCTCGACGACGCCCGTGTCGACCTCGAGCCCGTCGATGCCGAGAGCCGCGAAGAGGTCCGGGCCGCCATGGAGGACGCCGACGTCGCCGTCAACGCGCTGCCCTACCGCTTCAACCTCGAGGTCACCACCGACGCCATCACCACCGGCACGTCGCTGGTCGACCTGGGCGGCAACAACGACACGGTGGCGGCCCAGCTCGAACTCGACCCCGAGGCCCGCGAGGCCGGGATCGTGGTGATCCCCGACTGCGGACTGGCGCCCGGCCTGGCCAACATCCTGGCCTCCGACGCCGTCGACCGGTTGAGCCGGGTCGAGAGCGTCCGGATCCGCGTGGGCGGTCTGCCGCAACGTCCGCAGGGCGAACTCGAGTACATGCTGACCTTCAACGTCGAGGGCCTGCTGAACGAGTACGGCGAGCCGGTGCAGGTGGTCCGCGACGGCGACCTGATCAACGTCGAGCCGCTCACCGACGTCGAGCGCGTGAACTTCCCCGAGCCCTGGGGCGAGCTCGAGGCCTTCAACACCAGCGGCGGTCTGTCGACGCTGCCACGCACGCTCGGCCACAAGGTCGAGAACATGGACTACAAGACCCTTCGCTTCCCCGGTCACTGCGACAAGATGCGCGGCCTGTACGACCAGGGATTGTTCTCGCGCGAACCAAAGGAGACCAGCGAGGGCCCCGTGGTGCCGCGCGAACTCCTCGCGAAGATGATCGAGGACGACTGCACCTATCCCGAGGCCGATGTCGTGCTGCTGCGCGTGACGGCCATGGGCACGAAGGGCAGCGTGCCCCTCATGGTGCGCAGCCAGATCATCGATCGCTTCGACAAGGAGAACGGGATCACCGCGATGATGCGCATGACCGGTTACCCGGTCGCGATCATCGCCCAGATGATCGCCCGCGGCGACGTCACCGACCGCGGTGTGGTCCCGGGCGAGCGCGCGGTCGACAAGGAGATCCTGCGCAACGAGCTGAAGCTCCGGGACATCGTGCTCGAGGAGATCGTGAAGGTCGTCGAGTAG
- a CDS encoding glutamine synthetase, whose amino-acid sequence MAAPQHTNSTAPRPVAYRPAGRLAARLGTPPSEWTVEDLLDLVEADGIRGLSLMHVGGDGWLKALDFVPMSRAHLEDTLLGGERADGSSLFADAGIRAGASDIVLRPRIDTAFLDPFAEQPTLAVLCRHLDRDGAALPVSPDTVVRRAHERVQQECGVDLLALGEVEYFLGRPSDTAETFGSDDRGYHSTTPFVFGAELRRIAMAYLADLGVPVKYGHSEVGWMETDGITWEQHEIELGLAPLPQAADAVVLTQWVLRNLAHQRGWRCSFEPVVRAGHAGSGLHFHFSPVKDGEHLGGGSGAGDFRPEALWLIGGLVRAGGALMAWGNRQPSSFVRLNQGKEAPESITWGRFDRGALVRLPIQARSEDGRFETPPTIEFRLPDGSVHPHLLLAGVAQSMVGARHAADVAELVRASESGTAERAAALPLDRSDVGAQLLEHRDWFAAGGVFDEALLEATLQTLGAEAGDA is encoded by the coding sequence ATGGCCGCGCCGCAGCACACCAACTCCACCGCTCCACGTCCCGTGGCGTATCGGCCGGCCGGACGCCTGGCCGCCCGCCTGGGAACGCCGCCGTCCGAATGGACGGTCGAGGACCTGCTCGATCTGGTCGAGGCCGACGGAATCCGCGGGCTCAGCCTGATGCACGTCGGTGGCGACGGCTGGCTCAAGGCGCTGGACTTCGTGCCCATGTCGCGCGCCCACCTCGAGGACACCCTGCTCGGCGGCGAACGCGCCGACGGCAGTTCGCTGTTCGCCGACGCCGGGATCCGCGCCGGCGCGAGCGACATCGTCCTGCGGCCGCGCATCGACACGGCCTTCCTCGATCCCTTCGCCGAGCAGCCCACGCTGGCGGTGCTGTGCCGTCATCTCGATCGCGACGGCGCGGCGCTCCCCGTCTCGCCCGACACCGTCGTCCGACGCGCCCACGAGCGCGTGCAGCAGGAGTGCGGGGTCGACCTCCTCGCGCTGGGCGAGGTCGAGTACTTCCTCGGGCGCCCCAGCGACACGGCCGAGACCTTCGGGAGCGACGACCGCGGCTACCACTCGACCACGCCCTTCGTCTTCGGGGCGGAGTTGCGGCGCATCGCCATGGCGTATCTGGCCGATCTCGGGGTGCCGGTGAAGTACGGGCACAGCGAGGTCGGTTGGATGGAGACCGACGGGATCACCTGGGAGCAGCACGAGATCGAACTCGGTCTGGCCCCGCTACCGCAGGCGGCCGACGCCGTGGTGCTCACGCAATGGGTGCTGCGCAACCTGGCCCACCAGCGTGGGTGGCGCTGCAGCTTCGAGCCCGTGGTCCGAGCCGGACACGCGGGAAGCGGTCTTCACTTCCACTTCTCACCGGTGAAGGACGGCGAGCACCTCGGCGGAGGAAGCGGTGCCGGCGACTTCCGGCCCGAGGCCCTTTGGTTGATCGGTGGACTGGTCCGCGCCGGGGGCGCGCTCATGGCCTGGGGCAACCGGCAGCCGTCGTCGTTCGTGCGCCTGAACCAGGGCAAGGAGGCGCCCGAGAGCATCACCTGGGGCCGGTTCGACCGCGGTGCCCTGGTGCGGCTGCCGATCCAGGCCCGCAGCGAGGACGGTCGCTTCGAGACGCCGCCCACGATCGAGTTCCGCCTGCCCGACGGGTCGGTGCACCCCCATCTGCTGTTGGCCGGCGTGGCCCAGAGCATGGTGGGGGCGCGGCACGCCGCCGACGTGGCCGAACTCGTGCGGGCATCGGAGTCGGGCACGGCCGAGCGTGCGGCCGCCCTGCCGCTCGATCGTTCCGACGTGGGCGCGCAGCTGCTCGAACACCGGGACTGGTTCGCCGCCGGTGGGGTCTTCGACGAGGCCCTGCTCGAGGCCACGCTGCAGACCCTCGGTGCCGAAGCCGGCGACGCCTAG